A stretch of Dermochelys coriacea isolate rDerCor1 chromosome 6, rDerCor1.pri.v4, whole genome shotgun sequence DNA encodes these proteins:
- the CDAN1 gene encoding codanin-1 isoform X4, translating into MQLFPQRTPASSCTPDASFPSSAASSGSSAFTGSSLSGPSSDFPSTSPSFGCSPVFNHSEKRSSQKANLGSFLMSAPDVQPVRRGRRKGNSSASAIGRQVARDLGRSLTEEEDGKGDSTSLSGGRRKRNEVGPTSANSPPDQLNLNNLEEFPPMSAASGLTNKSKPSRRINPTPVSAERSHSKPKMCFTSTPVSQSPATRFPSGTSLETFAAIQEGNVTSIRGSSLQEEREMLKKERCKLLHQISPAGLCLDPSTPTKPNYSWSGSLATDGQLVTSADLSKVSCKKQLEQLAQLYSSCIAENLVPNIFLELFFVLQLLTSKGTTSSEDGENDMEFHQGCKDAVERQHFRNVHNCVYFAVQVLDCQFEIISHLEKGTLKLLAENERIASFSPGLHERLMKAYESSTAKVSLLLPSSVQSVSFQPETDNRSNFPSDRAFHIFKKQRDIFYELLREWEDNHEKPGWDFERVLGNRIRAMMNHLTAAYNHSHFARLFQKQLIQMCKGPIGGGTSWGDTPDQDVLNMLGSDNLSRLKRLQERFVVPQSIRGPCPPPAFPGCQQFFRDFILSAGSYQFNQHLMDSLCLKILELDGLTLVEHEPSDGEADMDEQDEKKRFTAALMTLRLLAKFLGFLVFLPYQTVEPPSRDLQESAVALRNQTLPVLDVLKLLRRSILNQRTVLTVPWVVEFLSLVDHFAPFLDYYGRVFSLLLQLYRCLVLSEDKEMSFLNKLLILAVLGWLFQVPSVPEELFFTSEVRQEGLMRDTKTSAQALDSVPLVDQQLLYTCCPFLGELRKLLASFVAGSGAKNGGFIRKITPTAAESLAPKPSITQQKLQVELEQAFFHNQPPSLRRTVEFVAERVGSNCVKHIKATLVAELVKRAEVMLQDKVKEEDANHSKLLDEVCAQLYDEGAQALHKGREFCRLKGPEAVRVLLSEETSAAVLSSAEDIAVGLATEKACTWLATNITALIKREVRTTFNRMLRVQGPSLPSEDAQGERKGCTPDCQHHAPFPSQIINEIKDVLCIAVGPRDEDEGIPYVQLECLLKRLSQTLQCRKFMCPTSEQQLARCTVELASLLVSDRVPIQGLKPQIQKKPERQQGKKNAVYGLLKSLLSVWKEDFGTSVPVQLMFSRKNVGYIAEVKQREWDLFLFMLNGLVGHGLMANAEIENCLHSLQELLWSSDFLEELETISRIFISEYHVAEPRTRPCELVRQPRGTVAAES; encoded by the exons ATGCAGCTCTTTCCCCAGAGGACCCCTGCTAGCTCCTGCACCCCAGATGCTAGTTTTCCCTCTTCTGCTGCATCAAGTGGCTCTTCTGCCTTTACTGGGTCAAGCTTGTCTGGCCCCAGCAGTGATTTCCCCAGCACCAGCCCAAGCTTTGGTTGCAGCCCTGTGTTCAACCACAGTGAGAAACGTTCATCTCAGAAGGCCAATTTGGGCAGCTTCCTTATGTCCGCACCAGATGTCCAGCCAGTGAGGCGAGGTAGAAGAAAAGGCAACAGTTCTGCCAGTGCCATTGGCCGGCAAGTGGCTCGGGACCTAGGGCGAAGCCTCACTGAAGAGGAGGATGGGAAGGGTGACAGCACATCGTTGAGTGGCGGGAGGAGGAAACGGAATGAGGTGGGTCCTACCTCAGCCAATTCCCCACCTGATCAGCTGAACCTCAACAACTTGGAGGAGTTCCCACCCATGAGTGCTGCTTCTGGCTTGACAAA CAAAAGCAAGCCATCAAGACGAATCAACCCAACTCCAGTGAGTGCTGAGCGCTCCCACTCAAAACCTAAGATGTGTTTCACTTCTACGCCAGTCAGCCAGTCTCCAGCTACTCGGTTTCCGTCTGGGACCAGTCTTGAGACCTTTGCTGCCATCCAGGAAGGGAACGTTACCTCCATAAGAGGGAGCAGCCTTCaagaggagagggagatgctGAAGAAAGAACG ATGCAAGTTGCTGCACCAAATATCTCCTGCAGGCCTGTGTCTGGATCCCAGTACACCTACCAAGCCTAATTACAGTTGGAGTGGAAGCCTCGCTACTGATGGTCAGTTAGTGACCTCTGCAGATCTCAGTAAAGTTTCCTGCAAGAAACAGCTGGAACAGCTGGCTCAGCTCTATTCATCTTGTATAGCAG AAAACCTGGTTCCAAATATTTTCCTGGAGCTCTTCTTTGTCCTGCAGCTGCTAACATCCAAGGGAACAACTTCTTCGGAAGATGGTGAGAATGACATGGAATTCCATCAAGGATGTAAAG aTGCAGTAGAGCGGCAGCATTTTCGAAATGTCCACAACTGTGTTTACTTTGCTGTGCAGGTCTTGGATTGTCAGTTTGA AATTATTTCTCATTTAGAGAAGGGGACATTGAAACTTTTGGCTGAGAATGAGCGGATTGCATCGTTTTCCCCTGGCTTGCATGAGAGACTTATGAAAGCTTATGAGAGCAGCACAGCCAAG GTGTCCCTCCTGCTGCCTTCATCTGTCCAGTCCGTTTCTTTCCAGCCAGAAACGGACAATCGTTCTAACTTTCCAAGTGACAGGGCTTTTCATATATTTAAGAAGCAAAG GGACATCTTTTATGAATTGCTGCGTGAGTGGGAGGATAACCATGAAAAACCAGGCTGGGACTTTGAAAGAGTTCTGGGCAACAGGATCAG AGCTATGATGAATCACCTCACAGCAGCCTATAATCACAGCCACTTTGCCAGGCTCTTTCAGAAACAGCTTATCCAG ATGTGTAAAGGTCCTATTGGTGGTGGCACAAGTTGGGGAGATACCCCAGACCAGGATGTCCTTAATATGCTGGGTTCCGATAACCTGAGCCGGCTGAAGAGGCTACAGGAGAGATTTGTCGTTCCTCAGAGCATCAGAGGGCCCTGCCCGCCCCCTGCCTTCCCAGGGTGCCAGCAGTTCTTCAGGGACTTCATTCTCAGTGCAGGAAG CTACCAGTTCAACCAGCACCTGATGGATAGCCTCTGTCTAAAGATACTTGAGCTGGATGGCCTTACTTTGGTAGAGCATGAACCTAGTGATGGGGAGGCAGATATGGATGAACAG GATGAAAAAAAGCGTTTCACTGCGGCCCTGATGACTCTCCGACTCCTTGCAAAGTTTCTAGGATTTCTTGTTTTCCTGCCATACCAAACAGTGGAACCACCAAGCAGAGACTTGCAGGAGTCTGCGGTGGCATTAAGGAACCAA ACCCTGCCTGTACTGGATGTATTGAAGCTCCTGAGACGATCTATCTTGAACCAACGTACTGTTCTTACCGTTCCTTGGGTTGTAGAGTTCCTCTCCCTTGTGGACCATTTTGCTCCATTCCTTGACTACTACGGGAGGGTattttccctcctgctgcagctgtACAG GTGCCTGGTCCTTTCTGAAGATAAGGAGATGAGTTTCCTGAACAAGCTACTGATACTTGCAGTGCTGGGCTGGCTTTTTCAG GTCCCCTCGGTCCCAGAGGAGTTGTTCTTCACCAGTGAAGTCAGACAGGAGGGGTTGATGAGGGACACTAAGACATCTGCTCAGGCTTTG GATTCTGTGCCTTTGGTGGATCAGCAGTTACTTTATACCTGCTGTCCCTTCCTTG GTGAGCTACGGAAGCTGCTGGCTTCCTTTGTGGCTGGCAGTGGAGCAAAGAACGGTGGCTTTATAAGGAAAATAACCCCAACTGCTGCAGAGTCCTTGGCACCTAAACCTTCTATCACACAGCAGAAATTGCAG GTGGAGCTGGAGCAGGCCTTCTTCCACAACCAGCCTCCATCCCTGCGGAGGACAGTGGAATTTGTGGCAGAGAGGGTGGGATCCAACTGTGTTAAGCACATCAA GGCAACACTGgtagcagagctggtcaaaagggCAGAGGTCATGCTGCAGGATAAGGTAAAGGAAGAAGATGCTAATCATAGCAAACTGCTGGACGAGGTGTGTGCGCAGCTATATGACGAAGGGGCGCAGGCTCTCCACAAAGGCAGAGA ATTTTGCAGGTTGAAAGGGCCTGAGGCTGTGAGAGTGCTGCTGTCAGAAGAGACATCAGCAGCA GTTTTGAGCAGTGCAGAAGACATTGCAGTGGGACTGGCTACTGAGAAGGCCTGCACCTGGCTGGCAACCAACATCACAG CACTGATCAAAAGAGAAGTGAGAACTACCTTTAATCGAATGTTGAGAGTCCAGGGGCCTTCCTTGCCCAGTGAGGATGCACAGGGGGAGAGGAAAGGTTGTACCCCCGACTGCCAGCACCATGCTCCGTTCCCCTCTCAGATCATCAATGAGATCAAA GACGTGCTCTGTATTGCTGTGGGACCCAGGGATGAAGATGAAGGAATTCCCTATGTCCAGCTGGAGTGCTTGCTGAAAAGACTGAGCCAAACACTTCAGTGCAGAAAG TTCATGTGTCCCACCTCGGAGCAGCAGCTGGCTAGGTGCACTGTAGAGTTGGCATCTCTCCTAG TTTCAGATCGTGTTCCTATCCAGGGCCTTAAGCCTCAGATCCAGAAGAAACCTGAAAGACAGCAAGGGAAGAAGAATGCTGTCTACGGCCTTCTGAAATCGCTGCTGTCAGTTTGGAAGGAAGACTTTGGGACATCTGTTCCCGTTCAGCTGATGTTCAGCAGGAAGAATGTCGGCTACATCGCAGAAGTCAAGCAACGTGAG TGGGATTTGTTCCTGTTTATGCTTAATGGTCTTGTTGGTCATGGTCTCATGGCAAATGCAGAGATAGAGAACTGCTTGCATAGCCTCCAAGAACTTCTCTGGTCCTCA GATTTCTTGGAAGAATTGGAAACTATCTCTAGAATATTTATATCAGAGTATCATGTTGCAGAACCCAGGACTAGGCCTTGTGAATTGGTGAGACAACCAAGAGGTACTGTTGCAGCAGAAAGCTAG
- the CDAN1 gene encoding codanin-1 isoform X1, protein MMMVNSCPVFEREKQIGVSLWVSLLMFCSLSLQENHVHDKLVPHRLLQKDFVPFLLNFLREQTSQILTNGPSTPAKTPNSKTLRSLANHGNQKTGSERKIGNSAGSCSSRMQLFPQRTPASSCTPDASFPSSAASSGSSAFTGSSLSGPSSDFPSTSPSFGCSPVFNHSEKRSSQKANLGSFLMSAPDVQPVRRGRRKGNSSASAIGRQVARDLGRSLTEEEDGKGDSTSLSGGRRKRNEVGPTSANSPPDQLNLNNLEEFPPMSAASGLTNKSKPSRRINPTPVSAERSHSKPKMCFTSTPVSQSPATRFPSGTSLETFAAIQEGNVTSIRGSSLQEEREMLKKERCKLLHQISPAGLCLDPSTPTKPNYSWSGSLATDGQLVTSADLSKVSCKKQLEQLAQLYSSCIAENLVPNIFLELFFVLQLLTSKGTTSSEDGENDMEFHQGCKDAVERQHFRNVHNCVYFAVQVLDCQFEIISHLEKGTLKLLAENERIASFSPGLHERLMKAYESSTAKVSLLLPSSVQSVSFQPETDNRSNFPSDRAFHIFKKQRDIFYELLREWEDNHEKPGWDFERVLGNRIRAMMNHLTAAYNHSHFARLFQKQLIQMCKGPIGGGTSWGDTPDQDVLNMLGSDNLSRLKRLQERFVVPQSIRGPCPPPAFPGCQQFFRDFILSAGSYQFNQHLMDSLCLKILELDGLTLVEHEPSDGEADMDEQDEKKRFTAALMTLRLLAKFLGFLVFLPYQTVEPPSRDLQESAVALRNQTLPVLDVLKLLRRSILNQRTVLTVPWVVEFLSLVDHFAPFLDYYGRVFSLLLQLYRCLVLSEDKEMSFLNKLLILAVLGWLFQVPSVPEELFFTSEVRQEGLMRDTKTSAQALDSVPLVDQQLLYTCCPFLGELRKLLASFVAGSGAKNGGFIRKITPTAAESLAPKPSITQQKLQVELEQAFFHNQPPSLRRTVEFVAERVGSNCVKHIKATLVAELVKRAEVMLQDKVKEEDANHSKLLDEVCAQLYDEGAQALHKGREFCRLKGPEAVRVLLSEETSAAVLSSAEDIAVGLATEKACTWLATNITALIKREVRTTFNRMLRVQGPSLPSEDAQGERKGCTPDCQHHAPFPSQIINEIKDVLCIAVGPRDEDEGIPYVQLECLLKRLSQTLQCRKFMCPTSEQQLARCTVELASLLVSDRVPIQGLKPQIQKKPERQQGKKNAVYGLLKSLLSVWKEDFGTSVPVQLMFSRKNVGYIAEVKQREWDLFLFMLNGLVGHGLMANAEIENCLHSLQELLWSSDFLEELETISRIFISEYHVAEPRTRPCELVRQPRGTVAAES, encoded by the exons ATGATGATGGTGAATTCGTGCCCagtatttgagagagagaaacagattgGAGTAAGTCTATGGGTATCTTTATTAATGTTTTGTTCTCTTTCCTTGCAGGAGAACCATGTCCATGACAAGCTGGTGCCTCATAGGTTGCTTCAGAAAGACTTTGTGCCTTTCCTGTTGAATTTTTTAAGGGAACAGACTAGTCAGATCTTGACCAATGGGCCCTCTACCCCTGCTAAAACCCCAAATTCTAAGACCCTCAGGAGCTTGGCTAACCATGGGAACCAAAAGACAGGGTCAGAAAGGAAGATAGGCAACTCAGCAGGGTCATGCAGCAGCCGAATGCAGCTCTTTCCCCAGAGGACCCCTGCTAGCTCCTGCACCCCAGATGCTAGTTTTCCCTCTTCTGCTGCATCAAGTGGCTCTTCTGCCTTTACTGGGTCAAGCTTGTCTGGCCCCAGCAGTGATTTCCCCAGCACCAGCCCAAGCTTTGGTTGCAGCCCTGTGTTCAACCACAGTGAGAAACGTTCATCTCAGAAGGCCAATTTGGGCAGCTTCCTTATGTCCGCACCAGATGTCCAGCCAGTGAGGCGAGGTAGAAGAAAAGGCAACAGTTCTGCCAGTGCCATTGGCCGGCAAGTGGCTCGGGACCTAGGGCGAAGCCTCACTGAAGAGGAGGATGGGAAGGGTGACAGCACATCGTTGAGTGGCGGGAGGAGGAAACGGAATGAGGTGGGTCCTACCTCAGCCAATTCCCCACCTGATCAGCTGAACCTCAACAACTTGGAGGAGTTCCCACCCATGAGTGCTGCTTCTGGCTTGACAAA CAAAAGCAAGCCATCAAGACGAATCAACCCAACTCCAGTGAGTGCTGAGCGCTCCCACTCAAAACCTAAGATGTGTTTCACTTCTACGCCAGTCAGCCAGTCTCCAGCTACTCGGTTTCCGTCTGGGACCAGTCTTGAGACCTTTGCTGCCATCCAGGAAGGGAACGTTACCTCCATAAGAGGGAGCAGCCTTCaagaggagagggagatgctGAAGAAAGAACG ATGCAAGTTGCTGCACCAAATATCTCCTGCAGGCCTGTGTCTGGATCCCAGTACACCTACCAAGCCTAATTACAGTTGGAGTGGAAGCCTCGCTACTGATGGTCAGTTAGTGACCTCTGCAGATCTCAGTAAAGTTTCCTGCAAGAAACAGCTGGAACAGCTGGCTCAGCTCTATTCATCTTGTATAGCAG AAAACCTGGTTCCAAATATTTTCCTGGAGCTCTTCTTTGTCCTGCAGCTGCTAACATCCAAGGGAACAACTTCTTCGGAAGATGGTGAGAATGACATGGAATTCCATCAAGGATGTAAAG aTGCAGTAGAGCGGCAGCATTTTCGAAATGTCCACAACTGTGTTTACTTTGCTGTGCAGGTCTTGGATTGTCAGTTTGA AATTATTTCTCATTTAGAGAAGGGGACATTGAAACTTTTGGCTGAGAATGAGCGGATTGCATCGTTTTCCCCTGGCTTGCATGAGAGACTTATGAAAGCTTATGAGAGCAGCACAGCCAAG GTGTCCCTCCTGCTGCCTTCATCTGTCCAGTCCGTTTCTTTCCAGCCAGAAACGGACAATCGTTCTAACTTTCCAAGTGACAGGGCTTTTCATATATTTAAGAAGCAAAG GGACATCTTTTATGAATTGCTGCGTGAGTGGGAGGATAACCATGAAAAACCAGGCTGGGACTTTGAAAGAGTTCTGGGCAACAGGATCAG AGCTATGATGAATCACCTCACAGCAGCCTATAATCACAGCCACTTTGCCAGGCTCTTTCAGAAACAGCTTATCCAG ATGTGTAAAGGTCCTATTGGTGGTGGCACAAGTTGGGGAGATACCCCAGACCAGGATGTCCTTAATATGCTGGGTTCCGATAACCTGAGCCGGCTGAAGAGGCTACAGGAGAGATTTGTCGTTCCTCAGAGCATCAGAGGGCCCTGCCCGCCCCCTGCCTTCCCAGGGTGCCAGCAGTTCTTCAGGGACTTCATTCTCAGTGCAGGAAG CTACCAGTTCAACCAGCACCTGATGGATAGCCTCTGTCTAAAGATACTTGAGCTGGATGGCCTTACTTTGGTAGAGCATGAACCTAGTGATGGGGAGGCAGATATGGATGAACAG GATGAAAAAAAGCGTTTCACTGCGGCCCTGATGACTCTCCGACTCCTTGCAAAGTTTCTAGGATTTCTTGTTTTCCTGCCATACCAAACAGTGGAACCACCAAGCAGAGACTTGCAGGAGTCTGCGGTGGCATTAAGGAACCAA ACCCTGCCTGTACTGGATGTATTGAAGCTCCTGAGACGATCTATCTTGAACCAACGTACTGTTCTTACCGTTCCTTGGGTTGTAGAGTTCCTCTCCCTTGTGGACCATTTTGCTCCATTCCTTGACTACTACGGGAGGGTattttccctcctgctgcagctgtACAG GTGCCTGGTCCTTTCTGAAGATAAGGAGATGAGTTTCCTGAACAAGCTACTGATACTTGCAGTGCTGGGCTGGCTTTTTCAG GTCCCCTCGGTCCCAGAGGAGTTGTTCTTCACCAGTGAAGTCAGACAGGAGGGGTTGATGAGGGACACTAAGACATCTGCTCAGGCTTTG GATTCTGTGCCTTTGGTGGATCAGCAGTTACTTTATACCTGCTGTCCCTTCCTTG GTGAGCTACGGAAGCTGCTGGCTTCCTTTGTGGCTGGCAGTGGAGCAAAGAACGGTGGCTTTATAAGGAAAATAACCCCAACTGCTGCAGAGTCCTTGGCACCTAAACCTTCTATCACACAGCAGAAATTGCAG GTGGAGCTGGAGCAGGCCTTCTTCCACAACCAGCCTCCATCCCTGCGGAGGACAGTGGAATTTGTGGCAGAGAGGGTGGGATCCAACTGTGTTAAGCACATCAA GGCAACACTGgtagcagagctggtcaaaagggCAGAGGTCATGCTGCAGGATAAGGTAAAGGAAGAAGATGCTAATCATAGCAAACTGCTGGACGAGGTGTGTGCGCAGCTATATGACGAAGGGGCGCAGGCTCTCCACAAAGGCAGAGA ATTTTGCAGGTTGAAAGGGCCTGAGGCTGTGAGAGTGCTGCTGTCAGAAGAGACATCAGCAGCA GTTTTGAGCAGTGCAGAAGACATTGCAGTGGGACTGGCTACTGAGAAGGCCTGCACCTGGCTGGCAACCAACATCACAG CACTGATCAAAAGAGAAGTGAGAACTACCTTTAATCGAATGTTGAGAGTCCAGGGGCCTTCCTTGCCCAGTGAGGATGCACAGGGGGAGAGGAAAGGTTGTACCCCCGACTGCCAGCACCATGCTCCGTTCCCCTCTCAGATCATCAATGAGATCAAA GACGTGCTCTGTATTGCTGTGGGACCCAGGGATGAAGATGAAGGAATTCCCTATGTCCAGCTGGAGTGCTTGCTGAAAAGACTGAGCCAAACACTTCAGTGCAGAAAG TTCATGTGTCCCACCTCGGAGCAGCAGCTGGCTAGGTGCACTGTAGAGTTGGCATCTCTCCTAG TTTCAGATCGTGTTCCTATCCAGGGCCTTAAGCCTCAGATCCAGAAGAAACCTGAAAGACAGCAAGGGAAGAAGAATGCTGTCTACGGCCTTCTGAAATCGCTGCTGTCAGTTTGGAAGGAAGACTTTGGGACATCTGTTCCCGTTCAGCTGATGTTCAGCAGGAAGAATGTCGGCTACATCGCAGAAGTCAAGCAACGTGAG TGGGATTTGTTCCTGTTTATGCTTAATGGTCTTGTTGGTCATGGTCTCATGGCAAATGCAGAGATAGAGAACTGCTTGCATAGCCTCCAAGAACTTCTCTGGTCCTCA GATTTCTTGGAAGAATTGGAAACTATCTCTAGAATATTTATATCAGAGTATCATGTTGCAGAACCCAGGACTAGGCCTTGTGAATTGGTGAGACAACCAAGAGGTACTGTTGCAGCAGAAAGCTAG